In the genome of Vicia villosa cultivar HV-30 ecotype Madison, WI linkage group LG7, Vvil1.0, whole genome shotgun sequence, one region contains:
- the LOC131617754 gene encoding subtilisin-like protease SBT5.3, with amino-acid sequence MMSSYIFQLLISSFLVFSVVLQVQPSFAIGKSYVVYLGAHSHGLNPSSADLNYATKSHYSLLSSILGSYEKAKDAIFYSYNRHINGFAAILEDQEAEELARNPNVVSVSLNKLHELHTTRSWEFLGLEGNGIAPKDSSWELARYGEGTIIGNLDTGVWPESESFSDQGMGPVPSKWRGNGICEIDNFADSNKSYCNRKLIGARIFYRGYEAREGIRNESFYTARDTTGHGSHTLSTAGGNFVQGVSVFGNGNGTAKGGSPKSRVAAYKVCWPRQGIHSGGCYDADILAGFEAAISDGVDVISVSLGGKSRNLFADSISIGSFHAIANGIVVVTSAGNSGPYFQTVFNTAPWLFTVAASTIDRDFTSYVKLGDNKYLKGTSLSSKNLPSQKFYPLITAEDAKHSYALSRAARQCRYGTLDVKKVKGKIVVCLEDEYLGTFHAGAEALSAGAVGMILASEIDGFYDSIAYPHLLPTSYINYTDSQYVYTYIRSEKNPVAYITKAVTEIPIIPAPVIASFSSRGPSTILPSILKPDITAPGVNIIAAYTEATSDNEDKRRTSYRSLSGTSMSCPHVSGVVGLLKTLHPEWSPAAIKSAIMTTASGMDNSERPIKDRFDENATPFAYGSGHIQPELALDPGLIYDLEVIDYMNLLCSDAQWHKQVEAIYNRPFICPKLYNVVDFNYPTITILNLGRKAVVASRTVTNVGPPSRYELQIKAPDGVSVYVVPSFLSFKEVGEKRSFKVVVRKNMNKGNATMEYVFGELLWSNGKQRVRSTIAVKLK; translated from the exons ATGATGTCTTCCTACATTTTTCAGCTTCTTATTTCATCTTTTCTTGTTTTTTCTGTCGTCTTACAAGTGCAACCATCCTTTGCCATTGGAAAG TCATATGTTGTTTACTTAGGAGCACATTCTCATGGCCTAAATCCTTCTTCTGCTGATTTAAACTACGCAACGAAATCACATTATAGTTTATTGAGCTCTATCCTAGGGAGCTATGAGAAAGCCAAAGATGCAATATTCTACTCGTATAATAGACACATCAATGGTTTCGCAGCAATCTTAGAAGATCAAGAAGCAGAAGAGCTTGCGA GAAATCCAAATGTAGTGTCGGTATCCTTGAACAAATTGCATGAACTGCATACAACAAGGTCATGGGAGTTTCTTGGACTAGAAGGTAATGGAATAGCTCCTAAGGACTCTAGTTGGGAGTTGGCAAGATATGGGGAAGGCACTATCATTGGTAACCTTGATACAG gTGTATGGCCAGAATCTGAGAGCTTTAGTGATCAAGGAATGGGCCCGGTTCCATCTAAGTGGCGTGGAAACGGGATATGTGAAATCGACAACTTTGCTGATTCAAACAAAAGTTATTGCAACAG GAAGCTGATTGGAGCTAGAATATTCTACAGAGGTTATGAGGCGCGCGAAGGCATACGGAATGAATCATTTTACACTGCACGAGACACGACGGGCCACGGCTCTCACACTCTATCAACAGCTGGAGGTAATTTTGTTCAAGGAgtaagtgttttcggaaatggtAATGGCACTGCAAAAGGTGGATCTCCGAAATCTCGTGTTGCAGCCTATAAAGTATGTTGGCCAAGACAAGGCATACATTCGGGTGGCTGCTATGATGCAGATATCTTAGCCGGTTTCGAAGCTGCCATAAGTGATGGTGTTGATGTGATTTCAGTTTCTCTAGGTGGAAAGTCCCGTAATCTGTTTGCAGATTCAATTTCTATAGGCTCTTTTCATGCAATTGCCAATGGTATAGTAGTAGTTACTTCTGCTGGAAACTCTGGACCgtattttcaaactgtttttaataCCGCACCTTGGTTATTCACCGTTGCTGCTAGCACAATAGATCGAGACTTCACCAGTTATGTCAAACTAGGTGACAACAAGTACCTTAAG GGAACAAGTCTTTCGTCTAAGAACTTGCCATCCCAGAAGTTCTATCCGTTGATTACTGCAGAAGATGCAAAACATTCCTATGCTCTATCTAGAGCTGC GAGACAATGCCGTTACGGAACACTTGATGTTAAAAAGGTTAAAGGAAAAATAGTGGTTTGTCTTGAAGATGAATATCTTGGAACATTTCATGCTGGTGCAGAAGCTTTGTCTGCAGGAGCAGTAGGAATGATTTTGGCTAGTGAAATTGATGGCTTCTATGATTCTATTGCATACCCTCATCTTTTACCTACTTCTTATATCAATTACACTGATTCTCAATATGTTTATACCTACATCAGAAGTGAAAA AAACCCTGTTGCTTACATAACAAAAGCAGTAACAGAAATTCCAATAATTCCAGCACCAGTGATTGCTTCATTCTCATCAAGAGGACCTAGCACCATTCTTCCATCAATCCTAAAA CCTGACATTACTGCACCTGGTGTGAACATAATTGCTGCTTACACAGAAGCCACAAGTGATAATGAAGATAAAAGAAGGACTTCATACAGATCCTTGTCTGGAACTTCTATGTCATGCCCTCATGTGTCCGGCGTCGTAGGCCTTCTCAAAACACTTCATCCTGAATGGAGTCCAGCAGCTATTAAATCAGCAATTATGACCACTG CAAGTGGAATGGATAACAGTGAAAGACCTATCAAGGATCGCTTCGACGAAAATGCAACTCCATTTGCATACGGTTCAGGTCACATCCAACCTGAACTTGCTCTAGACCCGGGACTAATCTACGATCTTGAAGTGATTGATTACATGAACCTACTATGTTCAGATGCTCAATGGCATAAACAAGTTGAGGCTATTTACAACAGGCCTTTCATTTGTCCAAAGCTCTACAATGTGGTGGATTTCAACTACCCTACAATCACAATACTTAATCTCGGACGCAAAGCAGTAGTTGCTAGTCGAACCGTTACAAATGTCGGACCTCCAAGTAGATATGAACTGCAAATAAAGGCACCTGATGGAGTTTCAGTTTATGTTGTGCCAAGTTTCTTGAGCTTCAAGGAAGTTGGTGAGAAGAGATCATTCAAGGTT